One segment of Amycolatopsis alba DSM 44262 DNA contains the following:
- a CDS encoding glycoside hydrolase family 76 protein, whose translation MSSLIHLVLCLILTAIPVPAGKPVTAAAVVCVLSCDTLDPSRAQQDTFPVPDKLLDGRLLRLHVSDADGMAWGSIDRGVTGDSVWLDRSWDGGATWEGLLGKASIPGTWTGTRTLMYNVTDPGKHRRGLIRACGDAAGVACTEWIHPKVCDVVCDGTAQPNGDTQPVPPTTLYGRTIRLHVDGNAMAWGTVESGARGDEIWLDRSWDAGVSWAGGSSLGRTPVADGASTGRTVSFATRDPRGRHYGGAVRACGREAGHQEGSCTAWARPAPTRAQAAADALLYSYDPYPGWWPSSWWNSAATLTAVIDHARTTGDRRYDWVIARTFERNRGVFPAGERSSDAIEGNFASRAIDDSAWWGLAWVAAYDHTGDPRYLSMATTIAAYVHQYWDPGTCGGGVWWDRERTYKNAVTSGLYLRLAASVHRRTPGDSVWLQRSRTAADWYLASGMINAAGLVNDGLTGDCRNNGQQVWTYNQGLGIGGLVEIWRATGEARWLDAARRLADAAVGGTVLTRNGVLTESCDVGQNSCDDNQKQFKGIFMRFLADLAAATDSTAYRDYAKRQADSLWASDRDPLNRIGQRWAGGTPNQADWRTQASGLGALTAAS comes from the coding sequence ATGTCATCGCTGATCCATCTCGTGCTTTGCCTGATTCTGACGGCGATTCCCGTACCGGCGGGGAAACCGGTGACCGCCGCGGCGGTGGTCTGTGTGCTGTCCTGCGACACTCTAGACCCTTCACGGGCCCAGCAGGACACCTTTCCGGTTCCGGACAAGCTGCTCGACGGACGCCTGCTCCGGCTGCATGTGTCCGACGCCGACGGGATGGCCTGGGGCAGCATCGATCGTGGTGTGACCGGGGATTCGGTCTGGCTCGACCGCTCCTGGGACGGCGGCGCGACGTGGGAAGGACTGCTGGGCAAAGCGAGTATTCCCGGCACTTGGACCGGAACGCGAACCTTGATGTACAACGTGACCGATCCCGGAAAGCATCGGCGCGGCCTGATCCGCGCGTGCGGGGACGCCGCCGGGGTCGCCTGTACGGAGTGGATCCACCCGAAGGTCTGCGATGTCGTCTGCGACGGAACGGCCCAGCCGAACGGGGACACCCAGCCGGTTCCGCCGACGACGTTGTACGGGCGCACGATCCGCCTGCACGTCGACGGGAACGCGATGGCCTGGGGCACCGTCGAGTCCGGTGCGCGGGGCGACGAGATCTGGCTGGATCGGTCCTGGGACGCGGGGGTGAGCTGGGCGGGTGGTTCGTCGCTCGGCCGGACGCCGGTGGCCGACGGCGCGAGTACCGGCCGGACGGTGTCGTTCGCGACGCGTGATCCCCGCGGCCGCCATTACGGCGGCGCCGTCCGCGCGTGTGGCCGTGAAGCCGGTCACCAGGAGGGTTCCTGCACGGCGTGGGCCCGACCGGCGCCCACCCGCGCGCAAGCCGCGGCCGACGCGCTCCTCTACTCCTACGATCCGTATCCGGGCTGGTGGCCGAGCAGCTGGTGGAACTCGGCGGCGACGCTGACAGCGGTCATCGACCACGCCAGGACCACCGGGGACCGCCGCTACGACTGGGTCATCGCGCGCACCTTCGAGCGGAATCGCGGCGTCTTCCCCGCCGGTGAGCGCAGTTCCGACGCCATCGAGGGAAATTTCGCGAGCCGGGCGATCGACGACAGCGCGTGGTGGGGACTGGCGTGGGTGGCCGCTTACGATCACACCGGTGATCCGCGGTACCTCTCCATGGCGACCACGATCGCGGCCTACGTGCACCAGTACTGGGATCCGGGGACCTGCGGCGGCGGTGTCTGGTGGGACCGGGAACGGACCTACAAGAACGCCGTCACCAGTGGTCTGTACCTGCGGCTCGCGGCTTCCGTTCACCGCCGGACACCGGGCGATTCGGTGTGGCTGCAACGATCCCGGACCGCGGCTGACTGGTATCTCGCCAGCGGGATGATCAACGCGGCCGGGCTGGTCAACGACGGTCTCACCGGTGACTGCCGCAACAACGGCCAGCAGGTCTGGACCTACAACCAGGGCCTGGGCATCGGCGGCCTGGTCGAGATCTGGCGTGCCACCGGGGAGGCCCGCTGGCTCGACGCGGCCCGGCGGCTGGCCGACGCGGCTGTCGGCGGCACGGTGCTGACCAGGAACGGTGTCCTCACCGAGTCGTGCGACGTCGGCCAGAACTCCTGTGACGACAACCAGAAGCAGTTCAAGGGCATCTTCATGCGGTTCCTCGCCGATCTGGCCGCCGCGACGGATTCGACGGCGTACCGCGACTACGCGAAGCGGCAGGCAGACTCGCTGTGGGCGTCGGATCGCGATCCGCTGAACCGGATCGGGCAGCGCTGGGCGGGCGGGACGCCGAACCAGGCCGACTGGCGGACCCAGGCGAGTGGACTCGGTGCTCTCACGGCCGCGTCCTGA
- a CDS encoding PucR family transcriptional regulator encodes MVQSAAAPWPTLSPEARELFRRGAEIVLHPRAEWIEELHEASLGGGSMRAVAEDPVLTEGTKRANLANLLHWAAANVQHPGKRVTANLNQEVLEGARDMVRRGFDSGGLDAYRRAQGVAWRRWIEICFDLTSDPILLRELLDVSSLSITTFIEDTVSAVSERMAAERTELTRGAHAERRATVTLLLEGAPISRSLAEAQLGYPLAGPHTAAIVWSGSATPSSQQLETAAETLMRASDASHRLTVVASAAALWVWLPGRTPPRADRLAEDLAPHPDVRVALGRPGSGIDGFRRSHLDAAATQRMLARLTSPQQIARYQDIQLLALLTGDPAQAAEFVADTLGELRHADAETRETVRTYVHELGNTTRTAERLYTHRNTVVRRLARADELLPRPLAENAVDVAVALETLRWVGSVA; translated from the coding sequence ATGGTGCAAAGTGCCGCAGCGCCGTGGCCGACCCTGTCACCCGAGGCGCGTGAACTGTTCCGGCGGGGAGCGGAGATCGTCCTGCATCCACGCGCCGAATGGATCGAAGAGCTGCACGAAGCCTCACTCGGCGGGGGCAGCATGCGCGCGGTCGCCGAAGACCCCGTGCTCACCGAGGGGACCAAGCGCGCGAACCTGGCGAACCTGCTGCACTGGGCCGCCGCCAACGTGCAGCATCCGGGCAAAAGGGTCACCGCGAACCTGAACCAGGAGGTACTCGAAGGCGCCCGCGACATGGTCCGCCGCGGCTTCGACTCCGGCGGTCTCGACGCCTACCGGCGGGCGCAGGGGGTGGCCTGGCGGCGCTGGATCGAGATCTGCTTCGACCTCACCTCGGACCCGATCCTGCTCCGCGAACTGCTGGACGTCTCGTCGCTGTCGATCACCACGTTCATCGAGGACACCGTCTCCGCGGTCTCCGAACGGATGGCCGCCGAACGCACGGAACTGACCCGCGGCGCGCACGCCGAACGGCGCGCCACGGTCACGCTGCTGCTGGAGGGTGCGCCCATCAGCCGTTCGCTGGCCGAAGCCCAGCTGGGCTACCCGCTCGCCGGCCCGCATACGGCCGCGATCGTCTGGAGCGGCTCGGCCACCCCGTCGTCCCAGCAGCTCGAAACCGCCGCGGAGACACTCATGCGGGCCAGTGACGCTTCGCACCGGCTGACCGTCGTCGCCAGCGCCGCCGCCCTGTGGGTCTGGCTGCCCGGCCGGACCCCTCCGCGAGCGGACCGGCTGGCCGAAGACCTCGCGCCGCATCCCGACGTCCGGGTGGCGCTGGGGCGGCCCGGCAGCGGGATCGACGGCTTCCGCCGCAGCCACCTGGACGCCGCCGCCACCCAGCGGATGCTCGCCCGGCTCACCTCACCGCAGCAGATCGCGCGCTACCAGGACATCCAGCTGCTCGCCCTGCTCACCGGCGACCCGGCGCAGGCGGCCGAATTCGTCGCCGACACGCTCGGCGAACTCCGGCACGCCGACGCCGAAACCCGCGAGACCGTCCGGACCTATGTGCACGAACTGGGCAACACGACGCGAACCGCGGAACGGCTCTACACCCATCGCAACACCGTCGTCCGTCGGCTGGCGCGGGCCGACGAGCTGCTTCCGCGGCCGTTGGCGGAGAACGCGGTGGATGTGGCTGTCGCGCTGGAGACGCTGCGGTGGGTGGGAAGCGTGGCCTGA
- a CDS encoding effector-associated constant component EACC1 — MELTINAAGDEQALNEFYGWLRDDVDVARSATISTAGSRGAGEMGVFEVICMSIGSLTGLANLGIAWGNFLRSRKETPPFTITIQGELTAEQRAMLRNLDLPLERGDGE, encoded by the coding sequence GTGGAGCTGACGATCAACGCCGCCGGAGACGAACAAGCACTGAACGAGTTCTACGGCTGGCTCCGCGACGACGTGGACGTCGCCCGGTCCGCGACGATCAGCACGGCGGGGTCGCGCGGCGCGGGGGAGATGGGGGTCTTCGAGGTCATCTGCATGTCCATCGGCTCCCTGACCGGGCTGGCGAACCTGGGCATCGCGTGGGGCAACTTTCTGCGCTCCCGCAAGGAAACACCACCGTTCACGATCACCATCCAGGGTGAACTGACCGCCGAGCAACGCGCCATGCTCCGGAACCTGGACCTCCCGCTGGAGCGGGGCGACGGCGAGTGA
- a CDS encoding isocitrate lyase/PEP mutase family protein, with the protein MVSTAEKATRLQELHAAPELLLVVNVWDAITAKVVAETPGTQALATPSHGIAASRGYPDGEKIPRDEMIAEVALIVRTAGDLPVTADLEAGYGDPGGTVARAIEVGAVGCNLEDQMKPLDESVKAVEAAVAAAQSAGIDFVLNARTDAFLRLGDAEEAMAEAITRGRAYLDAGASNFFVPGKLDETQVGRLVEALGERKVNLIGLPGSIPLATAQALGVSRVSYGPFSQNVALTALAKLAEDVYAGGGLPADMRKLN; encoded by the coding sequence ATGGTTTCCACCGCCGAAAAGGCCACCCGGCTGCAAGAGCTGCACGCCGCCCCCGAACTGCTGCTCGTCGTCAACGTCTGGGACGCGATCACCGCGAAGGTCGTCGCCGAGACCCCCGGCACCCAGGCGCTCGCCACCCCGAGCCACGGCATCGCCGCCTCCCGCGGCTACCCGGACGGCGAGAAGATCCCCCGCGACGAGATGATCGCCGAGGTCGCGCTGATCGTCCGGACGGCGGGAGACCTGCCGGTCACCGCGGACCTGGAAGCGGGCTACGGCGATCCGGGCGGCACGGTCGCCCGCGCGATCGAGGTCGGCGCGGTCGGCTGCAATCTCGAAGACCAGATGAAGCCACTGGACGAGTCGGTCAAGGCCGTCGAGGCCGCTGTCGCCGCGGCTCAGTCCGCCGGGATCGACTTCGTGCTCAACGCCCGCACGGACGCCTTCCTCAGGTTGGGTGACGCCGAGGAGGCGATGGCCGAGGCGATCACCCGTGGCCGCGCGTACCTGGACGCCGGCGCGTCGAACTTCTTCGTGCCAGGCAAACTCGACGAAACCCAGGTCGGCAGGCTGGTCGAGGCGCTGGGCGAGCGCAAGGTGAACCTGATCGGCCTCCCTGGCTCGATCCCGCTGGCGACCGCGCAGGCGCTGGGTGTCTCACGGGTGTCCTACGGGCCGTTCAGCCAGAACGTCGCGCTCACCGCGCTGGCGAAGCTCGCCGAGGACGTCTACGCCGGCGGCGGCCTGCCCGCCGACATGCGCAAGCTGAACTGA
- a CDS encoding caspase family protein, translated as MTGLPDPRKSRAVLVGVSEYATLEELPGVANNIATLHGAMTDPELWGLPEEHCVSLLNPESADEVMEAVHRAASEATDALLFYYAGHGLLDNRFELYLAMPGSDNERLYRSVRYDDIRREVVGTALSCYGKVVLLDCCYSGRALQGGMGGSVDDLADQARVDGTYVMTATAETRKALAPPGEHYTAFTGALVDKLTRGLPGGPELLDMETLFHHMKADLQARHFPVPQQRSRNDGSAIALVRNRWNAGRKTVERPAVTPRSLPRPPAGFEPFLRRRPGDVYAEVQTLRAHGQNEIAEQLLVACAALRPDQEVAAIVGLLRRSGASDDMVTVLRAASRRPPEEVLGILEALHDTELSEEAAALLYGAGIGPVGDAAALAHLLQEGGRAGELVELLDAALDAAQASSSLIDLVNALWVAGLREEVDSLIGRTVTRLPAPAVLTLADELRSVGREEAAFGLYTASAEAMASRAPDVVAQLCHAMAEAGRPADSAKVAQTVIDSMTEVSRLLEIALAFWDTGQKQHAERVLTRAAEVLPDEGVITLVAELRAHGHDDAAHRFCLQAMVNRSAGSMQEIITELKEEGWPVLAKKLLEETAARAPVAKVAEFLVVCAEADRQRVLSVAIEREQHDVAGLLKCLVTAHPALAREFADRITAEAESRTELLPVVIKDLDLRYKEQVLERVVENNSGPGLATLLKALPGSDAKYLMFLIVGAGQAKFLSVVSSLPGHDPHAFLRGHPVERFPALIKVLLSLPRGKKYADAVLAELAAPERGFPAITQELSYLFDENETMVGRLLLGKTLSGRSSNDLKNFVTALRIEGRPAVLAATADWVKEHYEEVGATDGILRRIGLPEYVSRRSFFGRRAKD; from the coding sequence GTGACCGGACTTCCCGATCCTCGGAAGTCGCGAGCCGTACTGGTCGGGGTTTCGGAGTACGCGACGCTCGAAGAGTTGCCGGGGGTCGCGAACAACATCGCGACCTTGCACGGCGCGATGACCGACCCGGAGCTGTGGGGGCTGCCGGAGGAGCACTGTGTCTCGCTGCTCAATCCCGAGTCCGCCGACGAGGTGATGGAGGCCGTGCATCGGGCCGCGTCGGAAGCGACCGACGCGCTGCTGTTCTACTACGCGGGGCATGGTCTGCTCGACAACCGGTTCGAACTCTATCTGGCGATGCCGGGTTCGGACAACGAGCGGCTCTACCGCTCCGTCCGGTACGACGACATCCGGCGCGAGGTCGTCGGCACCGCGTTGTCCTGCTACGGCAAAGTGGTACTGCTGGACTGTTGTTACAGCGGCCGCGCACTCCAAGGCGGTATGGGTGGCTCGGTCGACGATCTGGCCGACCAGGCGAGGGTCGACGGCACCTACGTCATGACCGCGACGGCCGAGACCCGCAAGGCACTGGCGCCGCCGGGGGAGCACTACACCGCGTTCACCGGCGCGCTCGTCGACAAGCTGACGCGCGGCCTGCCCGGCGGTCCCGAACTCCTCGACATGGAGACGCTGTTCCATCACATGAAGGCCGATCTGCAGGCCCGGCACTTTCCGGTGCCGCAGCAGCGCAGCCGCAACGACGGCAGCGCGATCGCCCTGGTGCGCAACCGATGGAACGCCGGGCGAAAGACCGTGGAGCGGCCGGCGGTCACGCCCCGCTCGCTGCCCCGGCCGCCTGCCGGTTTCGAGCCGTTCCTCCGGCGTCGTCCCGGCGACGTCTACGCAGAGGTCCAGACGTTGCGAGCGCACGGGCAGAACGAGATCGCCGAGCAGCTTCTCGTCGCTTGCGCCGCCTTGCGGCCGGACCAGGAAGTCGCGGCGATCGTCGGACTGCTCCGCCGATCCGGCGCGAGCGATGACATGGTGACGGTTCTCAGGGCTGCGTCCCGGCGCCCGCCCGAAGAGGTGCTGGGGATCCTGGAGGCCTTGCACGACACGGAGCTTTCCGAGGAAGCGGCTGCTCTGTTGTACGGGGCCGGAATCGGTCCGGTCGGTGACGCGGCGGCCTTGGCTCACCTGCTCCAGGAAGGTGGCCGCGCCGGTGAACTCGTCGAGCTCCTCGACGCCGCGCTCGACGCGGCGCAGGCCAGTTCCTCACTGATCGACCTGGTCAACGCCCTGTGGGTGGCCGGTCTGCGTGAGGAGGTCGACAGCCTGATCGGGCGCACGGTGACCAGGTTGCCCGCTCCGGCGGTGCTCACCTTGGCCGACGAACTGCGGTCCGTCGGTAGGGAAGAGGCTGCGTTCGGTCTCTACACGGCCTCGGCGGAGGCGATGGCGTCGCGTGCGCCGGACGTCGTGGCCCAGCTCTGTCACGCGATGGCCGAGGCAGGCCGTCCGGCGGACAGTGCGAAGGTGGCGCAGACGGTGATCGACAGCATGACCGAGGTCAGCCGCTTGCTCGAGATCGCGCTCGCTTTCTGGGACACCGGTCAGAAGCAGCACGCCGAACGCGTGCTGACACGGGCGGCGGAGGTGCTGCCGGATGAGGGTGTCATCACCCTGGTCGCCGAGTTGCGGGCACACGGGCACGACGACGCCGCGCACCGGTTTTGCTTACAAGCCATGGTGAACCGCTCCGCCGGTTCCATGCAGGAGATCATCACGGAGCTGAAAGAGGAGGGCTGGCCGGTTCTGGCGAAGAAGCTGCTGGAGGAGACGGCTGCCCGCGCTCCGGTGGCCAAAGTCGCCGAGTTCCTCGTCGTGTGCGCGGAGGCAGACCGGCAGCGGGTGCTGAGCGTGGCGATCGAACGTGAACAGCATGACGTGGCCGGGTTGTTGAAGTGTCTCGTGACCGCACATCCCGCTCTCGCGCGGGAATTCGCCGATCGGATCACCGCGGAGGCCGAGAGCAGGACCGAATTGCTTCCGGTCGTCATCAAAGACCTCGATCTCCGCTACAAGGAACAGGTGCTCGAGAGGGTCGTCGAGAACAACAGTGGCCCTGGCCTCGCCACCTTGTTGAAGGCGTTGCCCGGCTCTGACGCGAAGTACCTGATGTTCCTCATCGTCGGGGCAGGCCAGGCGAAATTCCTGTCGGTGGTGAGCAGCCTGCCAGGGCATGACCCGCACGCGTTCCTTCGCGGTCATCCGGTGGAGAGATTTCCCGCGCTGATCAAGGTGCTGCTCAGCCTGCCCCGTGGCAAGAAGTACGCGGACGCCGTGCTCGCCGAGCTGGCCGCCCCGGAACGGGGATTCCCTGCCATCACTCAGGAGTTGTCCTATCTGTTCGACGAGAACGAGACGATGGTCGGAAGACTCCTGCTGGGCAAGACCTTGTCCGGAAGATCCTCCAACGACCTCAAGAACTTCGTCACCGCTCTCCGGATCGAGGGCCGCCCCGCGGTACTGGCGGCCACGGCGGACTGGGTGAAGGAACACTACGAGGAGGTCGGGGCGACGGACGGCATCCTTCGCCGCATCGGCCTCCCCGAGTACGTGAGCCGCCGCTCCTTCTTCGGCAGACGCGCCAAGGACTGA
- a CDS encoding amino acid permease: MNLRAAAVRRKPVADLIAESDHGTLKRSLGLGQLTMLSIGATLGSGIFVVLGEAVPVAGPAVVLSFVLAGVTALFSALSYAELAGMIPVSGSSYSYAYATLGELVAWVCGWCLVLEYGVSVASVAVGWGQYLNELLRLTFGFSIPDALSQPPGSGGIVNVPAIVVVLLAMVLLLSGAKESARANAIMVVIKIGTLVLFCAIAFSAVRAANFTPFLPLGLAGLSAGGAKLFFSYIGFDAASTAGEEAKNPQHDLPRAILLSLAIVTVLYCLVAVAAVGALPWQEFDGQEAALSHVLGAVSDNPLWAGLLAVGAIVAISSVVLTVLYGQTRILFSMSRDGMVPAALSKVDPKTGTPRVNTLAVSGFVATLAAFIPLGKLADATSIGTLFAFGLVNIAVLLLRRRQPEASRSFRVPFAPVTPILGVVCCGYMMLSLDGATWVVFGGWMALGLLIYFGYGMRRSRLAAE, translated from the coding sequence ATGAATCTGCGAGCCGCGGCGGTGCGGCGGAAACCGGTCGCCGACCTGATCGCCGAGAGTGATCACGGCACGCTGAAACGCTCCCTCGGCCTCGGCCAGCTGACCATGCTCAGCATCGGCGCGACGCTGGGCAGCGGGATCTTCGTCGTGCTCGGCGAAGCGGTCCCCGTCGCGGGCCCGGCGGTCGTGCTGTCGTTCGTGCTCGCCGGGGTGACCGCGCTGTTCTCGGCACTTTCCTACGCCGAACTCGCCGGAATGATCCCGGTGTCCGGTTCGTCCTACTCCTACGCGTACGCCACCCTCGGCGAGCTGGTCGCCTGGGTCTGCGGCTGGTGCCTGGTGCTCGAATACGGCGTCTCGGTGGCGTCGGTCGCCGTCGGCTGGGGTCAGTATCTCAACGAGCTGCTGCGGCTGACGTTCGGTTTCTCCATCCCGGACGCGTTGAGCCAGCCGCCGGGGTCGGGCGGGATCGTCAACGTCCCGGCCATCGTCGTCGTGCTGCTCGCCATGGTCCTGCTGCTGTCCGGCGCGAAGGAGAGCGCGCGGGCCAACGCGATCATGGTCGTGATCAAGATCGGCACGCTGGTGCTGTTCTGCGCGATCGCGTTCTCCGCCGTCCGGGCGGCGAACTTCACCCCGTTCCTGCCGCTCGGCCTGGCCGGGCTGAGTGCCGGGGGCGCGAAACTGTTCTTCTCCTACATCGGTTTCGACGCGGCCTCCACGGCGGGCGAGGAGGCGAAGAACCCGCAGCATGACCTGCCACGGGCGATCCTGCTTTCGCTCGCCATCGTCACCGTGCTGTACTGCCTGGTCGCCGTGGCCGCGGTCGGCGCGCTGCCGTGGCAGGAGTTCGACGGCCAGGAAGCCGCGCTCTCGCATGTGCTCGGCGCCGTGTCCGACAACCCGCTGTGGGCCGGGCTGCTCGCCGTCGGCGCGATCGTGGCGATCTCCAGCGTGGTGCTGACGGTCCTCTACGGACAGACGCGCATCCTGTTCTCGATGTCCCGCGACGGCATGGTCCCGGCGGCGCTGTCCAAAGTGGACCCCAAAACCGGGACCCCGCGGGTCAACACGCTGGCGGTCTCCGGCTTCGTCGCGACGCTGGCCGCGTTCATCCCGCTCGGGAAACTGGCCGACGCCACGAGCATCGGCACCCTCTTCGCCTTCGGGCTGGTGAACATCGCCGTCCTGCTGCTGCGACGCCGTCAGCCGGAGGCCTCCCGTTCGTTCCGCGTGCCGTTCGCGCCGGTCACGCCGATCCTCGGGGTGGTGTGCTGCGGGTACATGATGCTCAGTCTCGACGGCGCCACCTGGGTCGTCTTCGGCGGCTGGATGGCGCTCGGCCTGCTGATCTACTTCGGCTACGGCATGCGCCGTTCCCGGCTGGCCGCGGAATAG
- a CDS encoding flavin-containing monooxygenase, translating into MTTSTPVEHLDVVIIGAGISGIGAARYLKTENPGKTFAILEARGTSGGTWDLFRYPGIRSDSDLHTFGYEFKPWRDKQSIADAPRILSYLRETVTENGLEPSIRYHHKLLSAAWSSDESHWLLEIERTDTGERTRLSAGWLFNAGGYYRYDEGFTPDFKGRDRFTGTIVHPQHWPEDLDYAGKRVVVIGSGATAVTLVPAMAGTAAHVTMLQRTPTYVMPVPREDKIANGLRKILGDERAYALTRRKNIRKGLAVWQFCQKFPKTARGLIRYVNKKQLPKDYPVDEHFNPPYDPWDQRLCAVPGGDLFAAIRKGKADVVTDKIATFTEKGIQLESGRELEADIVITATGLNLQVFGGAKLSVDGKPVVLPETVAYKGMMLSGVPNAAFAIGYTNSSWTLKIGLLCEHFCRLLSHMDTHGYDVCRPVLADPDMPTRPFLDFAAGYVQRALDQLPRQGDRLPWLTSMSYHSDIKLLRADDITDPELHFSRAKVREAVSS; encoded by the coding sequence ATGACGACGAGCACACCCGTCGAGCACCTCGACGTGGTCATCATCGGTGCCGGGATTTCCGGGATCGGGGCCGCGCGTTACCTGAAGACCGAGAACCCCGGCAAGACGTTCGCCATCCTGGAGGCCCGCGGCACGTCCGGCGGCACCTGGGACCTGTTCCGGTACCCCGGCATCCGATCGGACTCCGACCTGCACACCTTCGGCTACGAGTTCAAGCCGTGGCGGGACAAGCAGTCCATCGCCGACGCGCCCCGGATTCTGTCGTACCTGCGCGAAACGGTCACCGAGAACGGGCTCGAGCCCAGCATCCGCTACCACCACAAGCTGCTCTCGGCGGCCTGGTCGAGTGACGAGTCCCACTGGCTGCTCGAGATCGAGCGGACCGACACCGGCGAGCGCACGCGGCTCAGCGCGGGCTGGCTGTTCAACGCGGGTGGCTACTACCGCTACGACGAGGGCTTCACTCCGGACTTCAAGGGCCGGGACCGGTTCACCGGCACGATCGTGCACCCGCAGCACTGGCCGGAGGACCTCGACTACGCGGGCAAACGCGTGGTCGTGATCGGCAGCGGCGCCACCGCGGTCACCCTGGTCCCGGCGATGGCGGGAACCGCGGCGCACGTGACGATGCTGCAGCGCACCCCGACCTATGTCATGCCGGTGCCGCGTGAGGACAAGATCGCCAACGGCCTGCGCAAGATCCTCGGCGACGAGCGGGCCTACGCGCTCACCCGCCGCAAGAACATCCGCAAGGGACTCGCGGTCTGGCAGTTCTGCCAGAAGTTCCCGAAGACCGCGCGCGGGCTCATCCGCTACGTCAACAAGAAGCAGCTTCCCAAGGACTATCCGGTCGACGAGCACTTCAACCCGCCGTACGACCCGTGGGACCAGCGGCTGTGCGCCGTCCCCGGTGGCGACCTGTTCGCCGCCATCCGCAAGGGCAAGGCCGACGTCGTCACCGACAAGATCGCGACCTTCACTGAGAAGGGGATCCAGCTCGAATCCGGGCGTGAGCTGGAGGCGGACATCGTCATCACCGCCACCGGCCTGAACCTCCAGGTGTTCGGCGGGGCGAAGCTCAGCGTCGACGGCAAGCCGGTGGTCCTGCCGGAAACGGTCGCGTACAAGGGAATGATGCTTTCGGGCGTGCCGAACGCCGCCTTCGCGATCGGCTACACGAACTCGTCGTGGACCCTCAAGATCGGCCTGCTGTGCGAGCACTTCTGCCGCCTGCTGTCGCATATGGACACTCACGGCTACGACGTCTGCCGTCCCGTCCTCGCCGATCCGGACATGCCGACGCGGCCGTTCCTGGACTTCGCCGCCGGGTATGTCCAGCGTGCCCTCGACCAGCTTCCGCGCCAGGGTGACCGGCTGCCGTGGCTGACGTCGATGAGCTACCACTCGGACATCAAGCTGCTGCGTGCGGACGACATCACCGATCCCGAGCTGCACTTCTCCCGCGCGAAGGTCAGGGAAGCGGTGAGCTCGTGA
- a CDS encoding class I SAM-dependent methyltransferase codes for MTKAARTASLPRTGIAALLASADLPGTLELPDGSVVSVGVGEPRYRLRFRTDGALRTPLTELAIGQAFVSGDLDVEGDLGALFGVRTALREEVPLRQRLRFLYDFARSPLKMNKQAVSAHYGRGDDFYLTFIDKRFRFYSQGLFQQPGETIEEASEHKLETMFAALDLQPGDRLLDIGGGWGGVTQYCGARGVHVTTLTIAEDSAGHIRALIDDNDLMGEVLLEDFLVHRPAQPYDHAVIYGVIEHLPNYRRFAAKAWDVLKPGGRLYLDASASVQRFSVSAFTRDHIWGGTHTYMTLQDVIAEVLYHGFEVLDVTRETRDYELTMLEWAKRLDAAKDDIIARWGEETYRAFRLFLWGGTHAFNVNSLQAYHLVAERTADPGPRPSRLRRIAEFLSGLR; via the coding sequence ATGACGAAGGCAGCGAGAACCGCCTCGCTCCCCCGGACCGGTATCGCCGCCCTGCTGGCTTCCGCCGACCTGCCGGGAACCCTCGAACTGCCCGACGGCTCCGTCGTGTCCGTCGGGGTCGGCGAGCCGCGGTACCGGCTGAGGTTCCGCACGGACGGCGCGCTGCGGACACCGCTCACCGAGCTGGCGATCGGCCAGGCCTTCGTGTCCGGTGACCTCGATGTCGAGGGTGATCTCGGGGCGCTGTTCGGCGTCCGCACCGCCCTGCGGGAAGAGGTGCCGCTGCGGCAGCGGCTGCGGTTTCTCTACGACTTCGCGCGTTCACCGCTCAAGATGAACAAACAGGCCGTGTCCGCGCACTACGGCCGGGGCGACGACTTCTACCTGACTTTCATCGACAAGCGATTCCGTTTCTACTCGCAGGGCCTTTTCCAGCAGCCAGGCGAGACGATCGAGGAAGCGTCCGAACACAAGCTGGAGACCATGTTCGCGGCGCTGGATCTGCAGCCTGGCGACCGGCTGCTCGACATCGGCGGCGGCTGGGGCGGCGTCACCCAGTACTGCGGCGCGCGCGGCGTGCACGTCACGACGCTCACCATCGCGGAGGACTCGGCCGGGCACATCCGGGCACTGATCGACGACAACGATCTCATGGGCGAGGTACTGCTGGAGGACTTCCTCGTCCACCGTCCGGCACAGCCGTACGACCACGCCGTGATCTACGGGGTGATCGAGCACCTCCCGAACTATCGGCGCTTCGCCGCGAAGGCATGGGATGTGCTGAAGCCCGGTGGGCGGCTTTATCTCGACGCGTCCGCTTCCGTGCAGAGGTTCTCGGTGAGCGCGTTCACCCGCGATCACATCTGGGGTGGCACGCACACCTACATGACGCTTCAGGACGTCATCGCCGAAGTGCTGTACCACGGCTTCGAAGTGCTCGACGTGACCAGGGAAACCCGCGACTACGAGCTGACGATGCTGGAGTGGGCGAAGCGACTCGACGCGGCGAAGGACGACATCATCGCGCGCTGGGGCGAAGAGACCTACCGGGCGTTCCGGCTCTTTCTGTGGGGCGGCACACACGCGTTCAACGTCAACTCCTTGCAGGCCTACCACCTGGTCGCCGAGCGGACCGCCGATCCCGGCCCCAGGCCGTCGCGCCTCCGCAGGATCGCGGAGTTCCTTTCCGGACTGCGGTGA